Proteins encoded by one window of Arachis hypogaea cultivar Tifrunner chromosome 1, arahy.Tifrunner.gnm2.J5K5, whole genome shotgun sequence:
- the LOC112772669 gene encoding uncharacterized protein, which yields MSGGVSGEETLRVKHGEAADNVGGRDKGESGGGIASGEKEDHISGGVSKPLKVSFRDKVVGSKIAKAFSLVETLSGDNIAIVSGKQGDLLPPSVTFTQEAKNCLAEPYKDAIVIKVLGKHYSYTALSHKLRTVWRIKGGFDLLDVGFDYFLVKFDVAEEREKVLLGGPWMIEGNYVAVKPWDQEFRSSENCFGATLVWIRISGLPIWCYQEDAMLRVAAAVGIPVKVDLATKLAERGRYARACVQIDLGLPVTKKILVEGVEYEVEYESLHLICGSCLKFGHDMKVCKTDSNAGGGTNAKVISDVAKQPESSNSKNPVHVEKASFHFGKNLGDETVNVIVPDLVESDLHAVHIDHAQHEDLEGWTQVIRKRKYKMGQKPSPSTHQVQPKAKKTPNKATSTWTRPNHQRTTHATGSKVKLSRGINIGKSVSVASSGTRHHVHYQQQCETTNGTVRKRPRPNSLQNSPVDKDGASTAAWNVRGASNKMARVHCKNLLGFHCVGIEEAVGHRGGIWFLSSIANASCVVIDQIDQCITVKVSVGHNRPWMAIGDFNEIVAPDESTGAYFSSHRASLLATTLDDCELFDLKVTGRRYTWYRAVQASRDLAKRLDRALVNEAWMSMFPEGYSEILSRLHSDHCPILVRCHGSPRVKGSRPFRFQAAWATHPSYKHVISKAWNQEFGGVTERLKMVQQASLDFNSKIFGNIFVRKNKLEYQIDQIQRRLEVTDVLSLRIKEAELREDYNRLLLQEELFWYQKSREQWVK from the exons ATGAGCGGTGGAGTGAGCGGGGAAGAGACtttgagggtgaaacacggtgaGGCAGCCGATAATGTCGgcggaagagataagggggagagcggGGGAGGGATTGCATCAGGAGAAAAGGAGGATCATATTTCGGGAGGGGTTTCTAAGCCTTTGAAGGTTTCTTTCAGGGACAAAGTTGTGGGTTCCAAGATTGCTAAAGCTTTTTCACTTGTTGAAACTTTATCGGGAGATAACATTGCGATAGTTTCTGGGAAGCAAGGAGATCTCTTACCACCGAGTGTCACATTTACCCAAGAAGCTAAGAATTGCTTGGCAGAACCTTATAAGGATGCTATAGTGATTAAGGTGCTAGGTAAACATTATAGCTACACTGCATTGTCTCATAAACTCCGAACGGTATGGAGGATTAAGGgaggttttgatttattggacgtGGGCTTTGACTACTTTCTTGTGAAGTTTGATGTGGCTGAGGAGCGAGAAAAGGTTCTCTTAGGAGGTCCATGGATGATTGAGGGAAATTATGTGGCTGTGAAGCCTTGGGACCAAGAGTTTAGATCAAGTGAAAACTGTTTTGGAGCAACTTTAGTGTGGATTAGAATTTCTGGATTACCAATTTGGTGCTACCAAGAAGATGCAATGCTCCGTGTTGCGGCTGCAGTTGGCATTCCCGTTAAGGTTGATTTGGCAACAAAATTAGCTGAAAGAGGACGATATGCTCGAGCCTGTGTTCAGATAGATTTAGGATTGCCAGTGACTAAGAAGATTCTTGTTGAAGGTGTTGAATATGAGGTTGAATATGAAAGTCTTCACCTTATTTGTGGCTCCTGTCTCAAGTTTGGTCATGATATGAAGGTGTGCAAGACTGACAGCAATGCAGGAGGAGGAACTAATGCCAAGGTGATCAGCGATGTAGCAAAACAGCCAGaaagctcaaattcaaaaaaTCCAGTGCATGTGGAAAAGGCAAGTTTTCATTTTGGCAAGAATCTTGGAGATGAGACTGTAAATGTTATTGTCCCGGATTTAGTGGAGAGTGATTTGCATGCTGTTCATATAGACCATGCACAACATGAGGATTTGGAAGGTTGGACTCAAGTGATTAGGAAAAGAAAGTATAAAATGGGTCAAAAGCCTTCTCCTAGTACCCATCAGGTCCAACCAAAAGCAAAGAAGACTCCTAACAAGGCTACCAGTACTTGGACAAGGCCTAACCACCAACGTACAACACATGCTACTGGATCCAAAGTAAAATTAAGCAGGGGCATCAATATTGGAAAATCGGTTAGTGTGGCTTCTTCGGGGACCCGGCACCATGTTCATTATCAGCAGCAATGTGAGACAACAAATGGCACTGTGCGAAAGCGTCCTCGCCCAAACTCTTTGCAGAATTCACCAGTAGATAAGGATGGAGCATCGACGGCAG CCTGGAATGTGAGGGGTGCGTCTAACAAGATGGCCCGTGTGCATTGCAAAAATTTG ttgggttttcattgtGTTGGTATTGAGGAAGCAGTAGGACACAGGGGTGGCATTTGGTTTCTATCTTCTATTGCTAATGCTTCTTGTGTGGTTATTGATCAAATTGACCAATGTATCACAGTGAAAGTGAGTGTGG GCCATAATAGACCATGGATGgccattggtgattttaatgagattgtgGCACCAGATGAGAGTACAggtgcttatttttcttctcacagAGCTAGTCTATTAGCTACTACTCTAGATGACTGTGAGCTCTTTGATCTTAAAGTGACTGGTAGGAGATATACTTGGTATAGAGCAGTTCAGGCTAGCAGGGACTTGGCTAAAAGGTTGGATAGAGCTCTAGTTAATGAGGCGTGGATGTCAATGTTTCCTGAGGGTTATTCTGAAATTCTTAGCAGGCTTCattctgatcattgtcctatttTAGTTCGTTGTCATGGTAGCCCCAGAGTGAAAGGTTCTCGTCCTTTTAGGTTCCAAGCTGCGTGGGCAACACATCCTTCTTATAAACATGTTATTAGTAAGGCTTGGAATCAAGAGTTTGGAGGCGTTACTGAAAGGCTTAAGATGGTTCAACAGGCTTCTTTGGACTTCAACtcaaagatttttggaaatatttttgtgCGAAAAAATAAGCTGGAATATCAGATTGATCAGATTCAACGGCGTTTGGAGGTTACCGATGTGTTATCTCTGAGAATTAAAGAAGCTGAACTGAGGGAAGATTATAATAGGCTTTTATTGCAAGAGGAACTTTTTTGGTACCAGAAATCTAGAGAGCAGTGGGTCAA atga